One part of the Candidatus Bathyarchaeota archaeon genome encodes these proteins:
- the thiL gene encoding thiamine-phosphate kinase, which translates to MDKRESNESVSELGEHRIIEIMEKRLVAMPDIAVPFGDDVSAVDIGGGRVAVLKTDMLVAKTDVPKDMSLYQAARKAIVMNVSDFASKGVVPTMALVALGLPEHFTEAQVESIADGLNDGAREYGAYIVGGDTNETQDLIISISLFGTAEKNHLMLRSGAKPGDLLAVTGLFGKTSAGLRLLLAGGVTSQDLDRRLSEAVFVPKARLAEGLALAGSGAASASMDSSDGLAWSLHELAHQSNVGFVVDRVPLAGEAAEFAMYNDLEAADLALYGGEEYELVVTLKPDMWAAAEAAVKAAGGNLERIGYVTAEKHVLLKVGGDTQIIEPRGWEHFKSGE; encoded by the coding sequence ATGGATAAGCGTGAATCCAACGAATCGGTTTCTGAGTTAGGTGAGCATCGAATCATCGAAATTATGGAGAAGCGCCTTGTCGCCATGCCCGACATCGCGGTGCCGTTTGGCGACGATGTTTCAGCGGTGGATATCGGCGGTGGACGCGTGGCTGTTTTGAAAACCGATATGTTGGTGGCTAAAACCGATGTGCCCAAAGACATGAGTCTCTATCAAGCTGCACGTAAAGCCATCGTTATGAATGTAAGCGACTTCGCGTCCAAGGGGGTAGTGCCCACCATGGCTCTTGTGGCTTTGGGGTTGCCGGAGCACTTCACTGAGGCGCAGGTTGAATCAATCGCCGATGGACTTAACGATGGCGCAAGAGAATATGGCGCCTACATAGTGGGCGGCGACACCAACGAAACCCAGGATCTAATCATCTCTATTTCGCTTTTTGGAACTGCAGAAAAAAACCATCTGATGCTACGCAGCGGAGCCAAACCAGGAGACCTTTTGGCGGTCACGGGTTTGTTCGGCAAAACCTCGGCTGGGCTGCGGCTTCTGCTGGCAGGCGGTGTTACTTCGCAGGATTTGGATCGCCGCTTAAGCGAGGCGGTTTTTGTTCCTAAGGCGCGGTTAGCTGAGGGACTGGCGCTTGCGGGTTCTGGGGCTGCTTCGGCATCGATGGATTCCAGCGATGGACTCGCATGGAGTCTGCATGAGCTTGCGCATCAGAGCAACGTTGGGTTTGTGGTGGATAGGGTGCCGCTTGCGGGGGAAGCAGCGGAGTTTGCGATGTATAATGATTTGGAAGCTGCGGATTTGGCGCTTTACGGCGGCGAAGAATACGAGTTAGTGGTTACCTTGAAGCCGGACATGTGGGCTGCGGCGGAGGCTGCGGTGAAGGCGGCTGGGGGAAATCTTGAGCGGATTGGATACGTAACCGCAGAGAAGCATGTGCTGCTAAAAGTGGGCGGCGACACACAGATAATTGAGCCACGAGGCTGGGAGCACTTCAAGAGCGGAGAGTAA
- a CDS encoding tRNA (pseudouridine(54)-N(1))-methyltransferase TrmY, translating into MNTLSREFVLFSRMGKTDPNFGCLHDAGRLDIAHECIVASLFLSHGLRRDVTFHAVLNGSPNPPQHIQIDGSTLYDVRTDMETWQQILKKTLAGKPHPGISKDKTPFEALLKAKAQTHQIYVLEEDGKNVAEVAFPPNCLFVLGDHVGLPKKAEDFALRFGEKISLGKTPYLAASCITIINYTLDQQFTLRS; encoded by the coding sequence ATGAATACTTTGAGCCGCGAATTCGTGCTCTTCTCCCGCATGGGAAAAACCGACCCCAACTTTGGCTGCCTCCACGATGCAGGCAGACTCGACATAGCCCACGAATGCATCGTCGCCAGCCTCTTCCTCAGCCATGGCCTACGCAGAGACGTCACCTTCCACGCAGTCCTCAACGGCTCACCCAACCCGCCCCAGCACATCCAAATCGACGGCTCAACCCTCTACGACGTACGCACCGACATGGAAACCTGGCAGCAAATCCTCAAAAAAACCCTCGCTGGCAAACCCCACCCCGGCATCAGCAAAGACAAAACCCCCTTCGAGGCACTGCTTAAAGCCAAAGCGCAGACCCATCAAATCTACGTGCTTGAAGAAGACGGCAAAAACGTCGCCGAAGTTGCTTTCCCCCCGAACTGCCTCTTTGTGCTGGGCGACCATGTTGGGTTGCCTAAGAAGGCAGAGGATTTTGCGTTGCGGTTCGGCGAAAAAATCAGTCTTGGAAAAACGCCGTATTTGGCAGCTTCATGCATAACTATCATTAACTATACGCTGGATCAGCAATTTACTCTCCGCTCTTGA
- the infB gene encoding translation initiation factor IF-2, which produces MPTRQPIVCVLGHVDTGKTSLLDELRKTSVQAREAGGMTQHIGASFFPVETLKQLIGPYMGTFKTGIEIPGLLIVDTPGHEAFTNLRRRGGSVADIAILVVDILKGFEAQTLECIEILKARKTPFIVAVNKIDRIPGWKAQQSTPFLKSYALQGSFVQEDFNNRLYQVMGEFSRLGFKTDRFDHIRDFTQNIALVPTSAKTGEGLAELVMVLVGLTQQFLKKRLQTTDGPAKGSVLEVKEEPGLGMTLNTIVYDGTLHRDDLVVVGGKDGPISARVRTILVPKPLDEMRDPRDKFTSVEAVYASAGIKVVAPGLESALAGAPLLAVPPGEEASKYCKLITEEIGRIRIATETDGVIVKADTLGSLEAMAEILKANNVLVRMADVGDISKRDVIEASVVKTREPLVGAILAFGVKTLPDAEVEAAANGIPIFKEPIVYNLIDNYLEWVRTKKAAKSEAEFEALIKPGKVMVLPNCIFRRAKPLVAGVEVVGGRIKPKVSLIRAEDSADLGEVEQIQDKGKAIGEAKVGSQVAISMDKPIAGRHIFERDVLFVKVPENDAKALLSAHVDDLTSEEVDVLKEYVNLMRKKVPFWGGVM; this is translated from the coding sequence ATGCCGACGCGCCAACCCATCGTATGTGTTCTAGGCCATGTGGACACAGGCAAAACCTCGCTGCTAGACGAGCTGCGAAAAACCAGCGTGCAAGCCCGCGAAGCAGGAGGCATGACCCAGCATATCGGCGCCAGCTTCTTCCCCGTGGAAACCCTCAAGCAACTCATCGGACCCTACATGGGCACCTTTAAAACAGGCATTGAAATCCCCGGTTTACTCATCGTGGATACGCCTGGGCATGAAGCCTTCACTAACCTTCGGCGGCGGGGCGGAAGCGTCGCGGACATCGCGATTTTGGTGGTGGATATCCTTAAGGGCTTTGAGGCGCAGACCCTTGAATGCATCGAGATTCTAAAGGCCCGCAAAACCCCATTCATCGTCGCCGTCAACAAAATCGACCGCATCCCCGGATGGAAAGCCCAGCAGTCCACGCCCTTCCTTAAATCCTACGCTTTGCAGGGCAGCTTTGTGCAGGAGGACTTTAACAATCGCCTCTATCAGGTTATGGGCGAGTTCTCTCGGTTGGGCTTCAAAACCGACCGCTTCGACCACATCCGCGACTTCACCCAGAACATCGCGTTGGTGCCTACCAGCGCCAAAACCGGCGAGGGCCTAGCAGAACTCGTTATGGTGCTTGTTGGGTTGACTCAGCAGTTCCTCAAGAAGCGGCTGCAGACCACCGATGGACCCGCCAAGGGCTCGGTGCTCGAAGTCAAGGAGGAACCGGGTTTGGGCATGACGCTTAACACGATTGTCTACGATGGCACTTTGCATAGGGATGATTTGGTGGTGGTCGGCGGCAAAGATGGCCCCATCTCCGCGCGGGTACGCACCATCCTTGTGCCAAAGCCCCTAGATGAGATGCGGGATCCACGGGACAAATTCACAAGCGTCGAAGCCGTCTACGCCTCCGCGGGCATCAAGGTGGTTGCGCCTGGCTTGGAGTCTGCGTTGGCGGGGGCGCCGCTGCTTGCTGTTCCCCCCGGAGAAGAAGCATCAAAGTACTGTAAACTTATCACTGAGGAAATCGGCAGAATCCGCATAGCAACCGAAACCGACGGCGTCATCGTTAAAGCCGACACGCTGGGTTCGCTGGAGGCAATGGCTGAAATCCTCAAAGCCAACAACGTGCTGGTCCGCATGGCCGATGTAGGCGACATCAGCAAACGCGACGTAATCGAGGCGTCGGTTGTTAAAACCCGTGAGCCGCTGGTCGGCGCGATTTTGGCGTTCGGCGTCAAAACCCTCCCCGACGCGGAGGTCGAAGCTGCAGCAAACGGCATCCCCATCTTCAAGGAACCCATCGTCTATAACCTCATCGACAACTACCTAGAATGGGTCAGAACCAAGAAGGCAGCTAAGAGCGAAGCAGAATTCGAGGCGCTGATTAAACCCGGCAAAGTCATGGTGCTGCCAAACTGCATCTTCCGCCGAGCTAAACCCTTGGTGGCGGGCGTGGAGGTTGTGGGCGGCAGAATCAAGCCTAAGGTGTCGCTTATCCGCGCCGAGGACAGCGCTGACTTGGGCGAAGTCGAGCAGATTCAGGACAAAGGAAAAGCCATCGGCGAAGCAAAGGTGGGCTCGCAGGTTGCGATTTCTATGGATAAACCCATCGCGGGCAGACACATATTCGAACGCGACGTGCTCTTCGTGAAGGTCCCCGAAAACGATGCCAAAGCGCTGCTGTCGGCACATGTGGATGACTTGACCTCGGAAGAGGTGGATGTGCTTAAGGAATACGTGAACCTGATGCGCAAGAAAGTCCCCTTCTGGGGCGGCGTCATGTAG
- a CDS encoding DUF4342 domain-containing protein has translation MPFCVKCGAPTKPDDKFCAACGAAVPKYSREEYRVAGKDLIDRVGELLHEGNVTRLIVKDEAGKTLLEIPATIGVLGVVLAPWLAALGVIAALVANCTLVVERRE, from the coding sequence ATGCCTTTCTGCGTGAAATGTGGTGCCCCAACAAAACCAGATGACAAATTCTGCGCGGCCTGCGGAGCCGCCGTCCCCAAGTATAGCCGTGAAGAATACAGGGTTGCAGGCAAAGACCTCATTGACCGCGTCGGAGAGCTGCTGCATGAAGGCAACGTGACGCGCCTGATTGTGAAGGATGAAGCCGGCAAAACGTTGCTGGAGATTCCTGCCACCATCGGGGTGCTGGGTGTGGTGTTGGCGCCGTGGCTTGCGGCGTTGGGTGTGATTGCCGCGTTGGTGGCTAACTGTACGTTGGTGGTTGAAAGAAGAGAATAG